The genomic stretch CCTTGGCCTTTCGCACGAAAATGTTGCCCCTGAGGACCGGCCTCAAAGAGCTTCCAACTCTAGGGAAGGGGGTGGCTTCTGCTCCCCCAGAGCCAGATGCACGGGAGTTGTGGGGAGATGCAAAATGTCCAGCCGCTACTTTGAtaggtctttaaaaattaaagtagccTCAGCTCTAGAAGCTAAGAGCAATTTCCAGGAGATTaacaaggaaaattatttatcttcctttttgaACTAGCATGTTCATAATGGCAGAGGAGAATAAACATAAGATAGCAGTGAGTGCTTCTGTCCCGTGAGCCCGTGAGTTTCCCTTTATCTATTCAGGaacattctcttctcttctgggaGCCTTTTGATCTTTTAGGGAGAAAAGAGCATTTGATGGCATTGAACTGCTCAGCCGGGCAGCCCTCGGGAGGGGACTGTGTCCCAGGGCCTTTGAGTAGCTTTGGGGCTGTTCTCCTGTCCCAGATCCTTGACCTGCCTGATATCCAAGtttctcctccacctccaccgcAATTGCTGTTAGATCAATTCAGGAACATTCTATTCAGAAACCAGCCGTGGCCAAGTCACTTCCTGGCCCCCGAGAAGCCTCGAGGCCACCTTCCATCAGAGGAATATCAGAAGCGGCACATCCTGACGGCTCCGCACCAGGCTCAGGAGCAGTTGGGTCTTCCCTTCCCGCCCACGGCGGTGAGCTCGGGCACCCCTCGGAGGTCAGGCTCTGTGGCCTCCTCCCAGGAGGGCGCACCCCCAGCCCTCGTTCAAGGAGGGACGAGCACCTGCTGGCTGCTCTACCCCAACCTCACGGCACcctgtgggtggggagagggttTGGGATGGGGCACGCTTTGCCTGGCCCCAATCACAAAGTAATTCTCTCGTTGCTGAAAACACTTTTCTGCTGAAATTCAGAAAGAGGTTATTTTGAAGTCACGCCAGTAAAAGCGCTGGAAACAGTGATGGGAGCTTGAGCTGGAAGCCGGGGACATATGCCCCATGCTGATTCTTCATCCCTCTTATTTATTTGCAGGATCTGAACTAATTTCTCAGCTGTAATCTACACCACCCACCACCTAGGAGCTTCCCAGAAACGtccagcaggggagggggcgggcgagTAGCAACGCTCTGACTCTTGGCAGGGCCTGCCCAGCGGCCGACTCCACTTCCAGGCTGTTCTGGCTTCAAAATTCACTTAGACGATCTCCTcgaaataagcaaaaaatattgGCAGCAAACGGTTGGATGAAAAGGTCCCAGTTTTACGAGAGGACAGAATGAATGTGTTGCGGGATTGGCCCGCAGAGGGAGGGCGTGGGTCAGGGTGCTTGTGGCGGCCACGAGCACTGGCCTGGTCTTAACgtttccatattttcttcatcCTGCATGGTTTTTTCATTagtttgttcttaaaaaaaaaatcatattaggAAATTTAAATGCATGTTACCAAGTGACAGAAGCTGGTCTGAAAATACTGCGCGCTGTACGATTGCACCTGTACGACCTCCTGGAAAAGGCACGACCGTGGAGGCAGTAAAAAGAGGAGTTTTTGCTTGGGactagaggggagggagggacgaGTACGCAGAACAGAGGGCAGCTTTAGGGCAGTGACACTACTCCATATGACACTGCACTAAGTGTCATAGGTACACTGTATGACAGGTACAACAGCAAGAGTGAGCCCTACGGTAAGCCGTGGATTTggggtgatgatgatgtgtcCGTAGAATCATCCATTATGACGAGTGTACCGCTGGTGGGGATCTTGATCACGGGGACGTCTGTGCATGTGTAGGACAGGGGCgtttgggaaatctctgtacccgCCTCTTGGTTTTGCCACGAAACTAAACTTGCTCTGAAAAGTGAAGCCTAGCAAAAATATATCacactaaaatgtttttttttttttttttactaaaatgttatttatctgGGAAGTTACTAGAATATGGGTGTAGAGTaccagttttgcaaaatgaaaagtgTTCTGGGGATGGATAGCGGTGATAGTTGCGCAGGTGCTTGCCACTGAACCATgttcttaaaaatgattaaaaggaaaatgttatgtCATTTAATTGTGTTGCACTACAATTAAAAATGTTACCGGGatcccagggcgcaatcctggagacccgggatcgagtcccacgtcgggctcccggtgcatggggcctgcttctccctctgcctatgtctctgcctctctctctctctctctctgtgactatcataagtaaataaaaaaattaaaaaaaaaaagaatgatattaaaaaaaaaatgttacctgTCTCAATGACTGACGTTTCTGGTACCTGAGATGCTCCCCTTTGTCCTGGCTCCGCTTTCCTGACTCTGAGAGCCTGAGGGCTGCTGGGTGCTGTGGGGGGACAATTAGCTATGTCCCTGGGATGACCTGCCCGCATTTTATGCAGTTGAccaactgttttgttttcttaagaaaaaaacgtTTCTTAAATACCAAAATCTTGGCATAGAGATATTCCATCCATGTTAAATGTACAAGGGACCTGCTCTTTTAGACCGAGGCCGATGGAGTCATTCTCACTGGTCGGGCTCACCTTTTATTTTGTGTGGGTCAGAGATGGAGAATGAGAGTAAGTAAGACAGAAGGACGCAGACAAAACAGAAAGGTACAAAGGTGGCCGCGTGGGCCTTCTGTCGTGGAGCAATAGCACAAGCTGAGTGACTTGAGGCAACACACACTTACCACCTCACGGTGTCGGTGGATCAGAAGGCCAGCACCACCCCGCTGGCTTCTCTTCTCAGGTGAAAGCTTAAGTTAGGGTGTTGGCCTGTCTTGTTTCTCGTCTGGACGTTCTGTAGAAAAACCTGTTTCCAAGCTCATTCCTGCTGTTGGTAGAATTCAGTTCCTCTAGTTGTAGGGCCGAGGTCCTGTTTCCCTCTAGCTGTCAGTGGGGGCCACTCTCAGCTCTAAAAGGTCACTGTCCTCCTTGCTATGAGGCCCCTTCATCTTCAAGTCAGTGATGGTGCTTCAAATCCTTCTCATGCTTCAAATCTCTGATCCCTCCACCCAGACTCATGTGGTCTACCCACTGGATGCATCTCTCTATTAAGGCCAACTGAGTTGGAAgcttaattacatctgtaaaaCCCCTTCATAGCAGTATCCAGATTAGTCTTTAACTGAATGACTAGGAGAAAGTGTCTGCACACCAGAAGACGGGACATTTGGGGCCATCTTGGAATTCTGCTCCGAgtgtggcaggtattggggattgGTATTGGGTTTTTAAGGTAAATGTCTTTTCAAGTCTCTGCTCACCTCACACACAGTTAGCATGCCTCTTATAATTTGCTAACCATGGGGAATCCCTGGAGCTACAATAACCATGCCCCCAAGAACAAGGAGAAGGGGAGCCCTTCTCTGTCCCTGGTCAATTTGAACCTGGGCCAAGACCCCCAGCATAAGAGATAATTGTGACAATTT from Canis aureus isolate CA01 chromosome 37, VMU_Caureus_v.1.0, whole genome shotgun sequence encodes the following:
- the LOC144306424 gene encoding uncharacterized protein LOC144306424; the protein is MSLQVPTAQVSFDSAKSISPGAQREEQELFDFAGAWQSVTSQREASPQQILDLPDIQVSPPPPPQLLLDQFRNILFRNQPWPSHFLAPEKPRGHLPSEEYQKRHILTAPHQAQEQLGLPFPPTADLN